A part of Limihaloglobus sulfuriphilus genomic DNA contains:
- a CDS encoding sulfatase — translation MNNRLNENVKDYSLVSRRRFLKYSGLLGLSLMGCSSLKKWKGQNTRPNILFLCIDDLNDWVGCMGGHPDAKTPNMDRLAANGMLFTNAHCPAPLCGPCRAAFLSGIAPYNTGVYKNRNRLRNSSVLENTVLMPKSFKEAGYYVSGTGKIFHEADHEPDNWHEYWPAIDVPNPETYAPPESEMPLHGMPVPKKAWGNDFGPIPVPNEETRDWKTAGWAARRLRSNELSEPFFLAWGCKKPHVPLYAPQKYFDMYPLDKIKMPVILENDLDDVPQAAREIGSYSWPWKPHEYFKKYGKQRECVQAYLACVSYVDDCVGRVLKGLEESSYKDNTIVVLVSDHGIHKGEKENWSKYTLWEEATRVPMMFSGPGIKSGSESAEPVNLLDLYPTFAQICGLKTDVPFDGSSITDIIANPKAVFNRISVTAYGPHLNSVRSRDWRYIRYDDGSEELYNHIEDPYEWHNLASKPEFKTIKEALAAHIPQKQAESSRK, via the coding sequence ATGAATAACAGATTAAATGAGAATGTAAAAGATTATTCCCTCGTCTCGAGAAGGCGGTTTTTGAAATACAGCGGTTTACTGGGCTTATCGCTGATGGGCTGCTCTTCGCTGAAGAAATGGAAGGGCCAAAATACAAGGCCTAATATACTGTTTCTCTGCATTGATGACCTGAATGACTGGGTTGGCTGTATGGGCGGCCATCCCGACGCTAAAACGCCGAATATGGACAGGCTCGCCGCGAATGGGATGCTGTTCACAAACGCCCATTGCCCCGCGCCGCTGTGCGGTCCCTGCAGAGCTGCGTTTTTGTCTGGAATAGCACCTTATAATACAGGCGTTTATAAAAACCGAAACAGGCTCAGGAATTCCTCTGTTCTTGAAAATACCGTTTTGATGCCCAAAAGTTTCAAAGAAGCCGGCTATTATGTAAGCGGAACCGGCAAGATATTCCATGAAGCGGACCACGAGCCTGACAACTGGCATGAATACTGGCCGGCGATTGATGTTCCCAATCCCGAGACATACGCTCCGCCGGAAAGCGAGATGCCCCTGCACGGAATGCCGGTGCCCAAAAAGGCTTGGGGCAACGATTTCGGGCCGATTCCAGTGCCAAATGAAGAGACACGCGACTGGAAGACAGCCGGCTGGGCCGCCCGGAGATTACGTTCTAATGAGCTTTCAGAGCCGTTTTTCCTCGCCTGGGGCTGCAAGAAGCCGCATGTACCCTTGTACGCACCGCAGAAATACTTTGATATGTACCCGCTTGATAAGATAAAGATGCCGGTTATTCTGGAAAATGACCTGGACGATGTTCCCCAGGCAGCCAGGGAAATAGGCTCTTACAGCTGGCCGTGGAAGCCGCACGAATATTTCAAAAAATACGGCAAGCAGCGCGAATGCGTTCAGGCGTATCTGGCCTGTGTTTCATATGTGGATGATTGCGTGGGCAGGGTTCTCAAGGGTCTTGAAGAAAGCTCTTACAAAGACAACACAATTGTCGTTCTTGTAAGTGATCATGGTATTCACAAGGGCGAAAAGGAGAACTGGTCAAAGTACACTCTCTGGGAAGAGGCCACCCGGGTGCCGATGATGTTCTCAGGCCCCGGAATAAAATCCGGTTCGGAATCCGCAGAGCCTGTGAATCTGTTGGATCTTTACCCGACTTTTGCTCAAATCTGCGGCCTTAAAACGGATGTTCCTTTTGACGGCAGCAGCATTACAGATATTATCGCCAATCCAAAGGCGGTTTTTAACCGTATCAGCGTGACGGCGTACGGCCCGCATTTGAATAGTGTCCGAAGCAGAGACTGGCGGTATATCAGGTATGACGACGGCAGTGAAGAGCTGTACAACCATATTGAAGACCCGTATGAATGGCATAATCTGGCTTCAAAACCCGAATTTAAAACTATAAAAGAAGCTCTCGCGGCACATATACCCCAGAAACAGGCAGAATCATCACGAAAATAA
- a CDS encoding sodium:solute symporter: MASLHFLDWAVITVYFLAMAWLGFSFSKKNKDTEEYFVGGRRFKGWVVGLSLVGTSISSVSFLAYPADAYYTAWIRMLLNFLMPVAGAIAIYLFIPFYRAGRKTSAYQYLGLRFGEGIRMYGSIAYIIGQFVRLAVVLFLVSKLLNTMLGWDIWVCIVVAGIVVSVYTIAGGIDAVVWTDVIQTLVLIFGGLVIFWIILRQIPGGIGLIIDVAVEDGKLAFSEREGDTLVPLSWGWSLSKKTGLMILLLGLVNWLQEFGTDQNVVQRYCGAVSDKEARKAVWWTVWARLPIWALFMFLGTSMYVFFKFNPTVPAMEMLSGAQKPEGILPYFVMEYMPPGLSGLVIAAVVAAAMSSLDSSMNAISAVFVTDMYRNRICKDKDEKHYLFVSRLTATVAAVVMIVFATVLAYSQTKTIQDTVLILTSIIGSGLLGLFSFGFFTKMGDSRSVGLGVVATICFTIYVLLGQNGFVPMPAFDLYYTTIVANILMFVVSFVAALVIKRSKTAPSLDNLTVWTMVKSK, encoded by the coding sequence ATGGCTTCATTGCACTTTTTAGACTGGGCGGTAATAACTGTATATTTTCTGGCAATGGCGTGGCTTGGTTTTTCGTTTTCAAAGAAAAACAAGGACACCGAAGAATATTTTGTCGGCGGCAGACGGTTCAAAGGCTGGGTTGTGGGCCTGAGTCTTGTGGGTACGTCTATAAGTTCAGTTTCGTTCCTGGCTTATCCGGCTGATGCATACTATACAGCCTGGATACGAATGCTGCTCAATTTCCTTATGCCTGTGGCAGGTGCAATTGCGATCTATCTCTTTATACCATTCTACAGAGCCGGCCGCAAAACAAGTGCGTATCAGTACCTGGGGCTGCGTTTTGGCGAAGGGATTCGGATGTACGGCAGTATCGCCTATATCATCGGTCAGTTTGTCAGGCTTGCCGTGGTGCTTTTCCTGGTCAGTAAGCTCTTAAATACGATGCTCGGCTGGGATATATGGGTGTGTATTGTTGTCGCGGGAATTGTGGTATCTGTTTACACAATCGCCGGCGGTATCGACGCGGTTGTATGGACTGATGTTATCCAGACTCTGGTGCTGATATTTGGCGGACTGGTTATATTCTGGATAATTTTAAGACAGATTCCAGGCGGCATCGGTTTGATAATTGATGTGGCAGTAGAAGACGGCAAACTCGCATTCAGTGAGCGGGAAGGTGATACTCTGGTCCCCCTGTCATGGGGCTGGTCATTGTCTAAAAAAACAGGTCTGATGATATTGCTGCTTGGGCTGGTAAACTGGCTTCAGGAATTCGGTACTGACCAGAACGTAGTACAGCGATACTGCGGAGCGGTAAGCGACAAAGAAGCCCGCAAGGCAGTCTGGTGGACTGTTTGGGCACGTCTGCCTATCTGGGCACTTTTTATGTTTCTTGGCACTTCTATGTATGTGTTCTTCAAATTCAACCCAACTGTGCCTGCGATGGAGATGCTCAGCGGTGCCCAGAAACCAGAGGGGATACTTCCGTATTTTGTAATGGAGTATATGCCCCCGGGACTATCCGGACTTGTAATCGCGGCAGTTGTAGCCGCGGCCATGTCGTCGCTGGACTCATCGATGAACGCGATATCCGCTGTATTTGTAACAGATATGTATAGAAACAGGATCTGCAAAGATAAAGATGAAAAACATTACCTGTTTGTATCGCGGCTTACAGCTACTGTCGCGGCGGTTGTGATGATTGTCTTTGCTACAGTTTTAGCATACTCTCAGACAAAAACAATTCAGGATACGGTATTGATACTTACAAGTATAATAGGCAGCGGGCTTCTGGGGCTGTTTTCATTTGGATTTTTTACCAAGATGGGAGATTCAAGGTCAGTCGGATTAGGCGTGGTTGCTACTATATGTTTTACGATTTATGTCCTGCTCGGCCAGAACGGATTTGTACCCATGCCCGCTTTTGATCTTTATTATACAACAATAGTAGCCAATATACTCATGTTTGTTGTCAGCTTTGTTGCGGCATTGGTAATAAAACGCAGTAAAACCGCACCGTCGCTTGACAACCTGACCGTTTGGACGATGGTGAAATCAAAATAA
- a CDS encoding sulfatase, producing the protein MSDISRRNFVKAAGSAAFLGQFGSVAAAQANRWNKKDKKPNIVVIIVDDLGYGDLSCYGAKDLQTPNIDRLAGAGMRFDNFYANSPVCSPTRAALLTGRYPDMVGVPGVIRTYREMNWGYLDKNAVLLPQVLKKQGYKTAIVGKWHLGLESPNTPNERGFDHFHGFLDGMMDDYYDHLRFGFNYLRLNDKEIKAEGHATDLFTDWAVDYLDKTAGGNDPFFLYLAYTAPHTPIQPPQQWLDRVRKRVPSMPEKRAKLAALIEHMDDGIGKVIDKIEDSGISDDTLIIFVSDNGGQLNVGANNGRTAGGKQDMNEGGIKVPMCAVWPGKIKPQSVNNNIGITMDLFPTLCEAAGAEFVHEIDGESFFAELSGNTVKKDSDRLLFWVRREGNQHGGQVYYAVRRGDWKLLQNTPFEPLRLYNLKDDPMEKNPLDSSHPMYKKLFEALKLHVNQTGAVPWQRPLKQEEQI; encoded by the coding sequence ATGTCTGATATAAGTCGGCGAAATTTTGTTAAAGCCGCGGGTTCTGCCGCGTTTCTCGGTCAGTTCGGATCTGTGGCGGCAGCGCAGGCCAACCGGTGGAACAAAAAGGACAAAAAACCCAATATTGTAGTTATAATCGTTGACGACCTTGGTTACGGCGATCTGTCATGCTACGGCGCGAAGGATTTGCAAACCCCCAACATCGACCGGCTTGCCGGCGCGGGTATGCGTTTCGATAATTTCTACGCCAACAGCCCCGTATGCTCGCCGACACGGGCGGCTTTGCTCACAGGCCGCTATCCCGATATGGTGGGTGTGCCCGGAGTAATACGAACGTACAGGGAAATGAACTGGGGTTATCTGGATAAAAATGCGGTTCTACTGCCCCAGGTACTCAAGAAGCAGGGTTACAAAACCGCGATTGTCGGCAAATGGCATCTTGGACTTGAAAGCCCTAACACTCCCAACGAGCGGGGCTTCGATCATTTTCACGGGTTCCTCGACGGTATGATGGACGATTATTACGACCATCTGCGGTTTGGTTTTAACTATCTGCGATTAAACGACAAGGAGATTAAAGCCGAGGGCCACGCGACTGATTTGTTTACCGACTGGGCGGTGGATTATTTAGACAAAACCGCCGGCGGCAACGACCCGTTCTTTTTGTATCTTGCATATACCGCGCCGCACACTCCAATTCAGCCGCCGCAGCAGTGGCTTGATCGCGTGAGGAAAAGAGTCCCGTCAATGCCCGAAAAGAGGGCCAAACTCGCCGCACTGATCGAACACATGGACGATGGAATCGGAAAAGTCATAGACAAAATAGAGGATTCGGGAATCAGCGATGATACACTTATAATCTTCGTTTCTGATAACGGCGGCCAGCTCAATGTCGGCGCAAACAACGGCCGTACTGCCGGCGGCAAACAGGACATGAATGAAGGCGGCATAAAGGTTCCAATGTGTGCGGTATGGCCGGGCAAGATCAAGCCGCAAAGCGTCAATAACAACATTGGCATTACAATGGATCTGTTCCCTACTCTCTGCGAGGCGGCGGGCGCCGAATTTGTCCATGAAATTGACGGCGAGAGTTTCTTCGCAGAGTTATCAGGCAATACGGTGAAAAAAGACAGCGACAGGCTCCTTTTCTGGGTTCGACGAGAAGGCAACCAGCACGGCGGCCAGGTTTACTATGCCGTCCGCCGCGGCGACTGGAAACTCCTGCAGAATACGCCTTTTGAGCCTTTGAGGTTGTATAATCTCAAGGATGACCCCATGGAAAAGAATCCTTTAGATTCCTCTCACCCGATGTATAAAAAACTATTTGAGGCTCTGAAATTACATGTTAATCAAACTGGTGCTGTGCCCTGGCAGAGGCCTTTGAAGCAGGAAGAGCAAATTTGA
- a CDS encoding GDSL-type esterase/lipase family protein: MRIKLLNILILISSIYIIGGCSKQYCGDPFNLEGKSHSAITPAARPDVEWWMPRHQDVLDRVAKGGADMIFVGDSITHYFERYGQDVWNRYYAPRNAVNMGFSGDRTQHVLWRLENGEIDGINPKLAVVMIGTNNNVDNSAEEIADGIKAICAKLRCKLPKTKILLLAIFPRGDYEQRKIKDADADMNPMWAKNNRANEIVSKIADNKMLYYLDINDKFVNDQGVLTRDVMPDLLHPREKGYQIWAEAIEPVVKILMNED, from the coding sequence ATGAGAATTAAATTACTTAACATCCTTATACTTATCAGCTCAATTTATATTATCGGCGGCTGTTCTAAGCAGTATTGCGGCGACCCTTTCAACCTGGAGGGTAAATCACATTCCGCGATAACCCCCGCCGCACGACCCGATGTTGAATGGTGGATGCCGCGGCATCAAGATGTCCTCGATCGCGTCGCTAAAGGGGGTGCGGATATGATTTTTGTTGGCGATTCGATCACCCACTACTTTGAGAGATACGGCCAGGATGTATGGAACCGGTATTATGCCCCCAGAAATGCCGTAAATATGGGTTTCAGCGGTGACCGCACGCAGCATGTCCTCTGGCGGCTTGAAAACGGCGAAATTGACGGCATCAATCCAAAGCTGGCGGTTGTCATGATAGGAACTAACAATAATGTAGATAATTCTGCCGAAGAGATCGCCGACGGGATTAAGGCGATTTGTGCCAAACTTCGATGCAAACTGCCCAAGACAAAAATTCTGCTTCTGGCGATATTCCCCCGCGGTGATTATGAGCAGCGTAAAATAAAAGACGCTGATGCGGATATGAATCCCATGTGGGCCAAAAATAACAGGGCCAATGAGATAGTTTCCAAAATAGCTGACAATAAAATGTTATACTATCTCGATATTAACGATAAATTTGTAAACGATCAGGGCGTTCTGACACGGGATGTGATGCCTGACCTTCTGCACCCCCGCGAAAAAGGCTATCAGATCTGGGCAGAGGCGATTGAGCCGGTTGTTAAAATTTTGATGAATGAAGATTGA
- a CDS encoding GntR family transcriptional regulator, with product MQATEKKCLVDGTYRKIAEELISNQYSVGTKLEPIRLLAKKYKVSYMTAQKAVKALQIQGVLEARPGDGIYVTGNVEPIEGSVSVFLESNGDNPKKYTKKNGNYSIAVVMPFWVSERGEAYIYRMIKGLLSESDPHHWSIELIHNAGDLSSHESNHPDFVDKIESRSPDGIVWLQPILSHRMNLMRLVDRGHQVVVTGRDFPDIPLTCIQMDLDDLAEKTIDCLLKHGSNNIAFITGPVEGMFQDAHSVDIVKAMKVEMHKRGLTFSDELVCQAAFTPYDALIVHSFIENHPEVDGIVCLHETHIIEELEKMDCTGFFNKSINMVNTSGIYYSGRYDLFKHFNMINVAWPLENMGRAVVREFEKSWLEDFESSGIDLSVEILD from the coding sequence TTGCAAGCAACCGAGAAAAAATGCCTTGTTGACGGCACATACAGGAAAATTGCTGAAGAGTTGATCAGTAATCAGTACTCTGTGGGTACTAAACTTGAGCCTATACGGCTTTTGGCAAAAAAGTATAAAGTTTCCTATATGACTGCCCAGAAAGCTGTAAAGGCCCTGCAGATTCAGGGTGTTTTGGAGGCCCGGCCCGGAGACGGTATATATGTCACCGGAAATGTTGAGCCTATTGAGGGCAGCGTGTCTGTTTTTCTTGAGAGCAATGGGGATAATCCAAAAAAATATACCAAAAAGAATGGTAATTATTCGATTGCGGTGGTTATGCCGTTCTGGGTTTCAGAACGTGGAGAGGCATACATTTACAGAATGATAAAGGGGCTGCTCTCAGAAAGTGACCCTCATCACTGGTCAATAGAGCTGATTCATAATGCCGGCGATCTTTCATCTCACGAGTCGAATCATCCTGATTTTGTAGATAAGATAGAAAGCCGCAGCCCTGACGGCATTGTGTGGCTCCAGCCGATCTTGTCTCACCGTATGAATCTTATGCGGCTGGTGGACAGGGGGCATCAGGTAGTTGTAACGGGCAGAGATTTCCCCGACATACCGCTTACATGTATTCAGATGGATCTTGATGACCTGGCTGAAAAAACTATTGATTGCCTTCTCAAGCACGGTTCGAATAATATAGCATTTATTACCGGCCCGGTTGAAGGGATGTTTCAGGATGCCCACTCTGTCGATATTGTAAAAGCAATGAAAGTTGAAATGCACAAGAGGGGGCTCACTTTTTCAGACGAGTTGGTTTGTCAGGCGGCTTTTACACCCTATGATGCTTTGATAGTTCATTCTTTTATTGAAAATCACCCCGAGGTTGACGGAATTGTCTGTCTTCATGAGACACATATAATAGAAGAGCTTGAAAAAATGGACTGCACGGGTTTTTTCAATAAATCGATAAACATGGTCAACACTTCGGGGATTTATTATTCGGGCCGTTATGATTTGTTTAAGCATTTTAATATGATAAATGTTGCCTGGCCCCTGGAAAATATGGGCAGGGCTGTTGTTCGCGAGTTTGAAAAATCGTGGCTTGAGGATTTTGAAAGCTCTGGCATAGATTTAAGCGTTGAAATTTTAGATTGA
- a CDS encoding GDSL-type esterase/lipase family protein — protein MKKTKFTLIIFQLALTISVPQAAKAEAAAKMFDGGDVVCFIGDSITHSGTWHVHVQNYYLTRFPERHIEMYNCGIGGHTAEKTLVNFGWDVTPRRPSQAVIMLGMNDLRKAGTDSEVWQDYISRMKELSNLIKTETDAHITWISPSPYDDMLELELKPLQGFSDLLNRTSQELKAFAAENNGSYIDFNQPMNRINLKRKQTDPEFTLIGGDRIHPGALGNMVMAYLFLTAQEAPATVSRAGISAAEGILFEGNCKINIKTRSFDRIAFTIKAKALPFPMPEETFAALGIVPIEKELNQEILQVTELDTGSYTVTIDNKIVGRFTNSELEQGINLAYNKNTPQYIQSQEIARLSEEKRKIEFKLRTESMLKVLLSLHGIEFDGNDRTNVYAMFDREEVKELFAPGGKFSSGGALRYWKRYQAEKQSLHTAQREIKEIISAIYKINMPREHRYEIKK, from the coding sequence ATGAAAAAAACAAAATTTACTTTAATTATTTTTCAACTCGCGTTGACAATCTCAGTCCCGCAAGCCGCCAAGGCAGAAGCTGCAGCAAAGATGTTTGACGGCGGTGATGTTGTCTGCTTTATCGGCGACAGCATTACCCATTCCGGTACATGGCATGTTCATGTACAGAACTACTATCTGACGCGTTTTCCCGAGAGACATATAGAAATGTATAACTGCGGGATCGGCGGCCATACCGCAGAGAAAACTCTTGTAAATTTTGGATGGGATGTCACGCCCCGCAGGCCTTCACAGGCAGTTATTATGCTGGGAATGAACGACCTGCGCAAAGCAGGAACCGATTCCGAAGTCTGGCAGGACTACATTTCCCGCATGAAAGAGCTTTCGAATCTTATAAAGACAGAAACAGACGCCCATATAACCTGGATATCACCAAGCCCATACGATGACATGCTTGAACTTGAGCTAAAGCCGCTTCAGGGCTTTTCAGACCTGCTCAACAGAACTTCACAGGAGCTCAAGGCTTTCGCCGCTGAAAACAACGGCAGCTATATCGACTTTAACCAGCCCATGAACCGGATAAATCTCAAACGCAAGCAGACAGACCCTGAATTTACACTGATTGGCGGCGATCGGATTCACCCCGGAGCGCTTGGCAATATGGTCATGGCATATCTTTTCCTCACAGCTCAGGAGGCGCCGGCTACAGTTTCCCGCGCCGGCATTTCCGCGGCAGAGGGCATTCTTTTTGAAGGAAACTGTAAGATAAATATAAAAACCCGCAGCTTCGACCGGATTGCCTTTACCATAAAGGCAAAGGCACTGCCCTTTCCCATGCCGGAAGAGACCTTCGCGGCGTTGGGTATTGTGCCGATTGAAAAGGAGCTCAATCAAGAAATTTTACAGGTTACAGAGCTCGATACGGGCTCATACACTGTGACTATCGACAATAAGATTGTCGGCCGCTTCACCAACAGCGAGCTGGAACAGGGCATAAACCTGGCGTATAACAAAAATACTCCTCAATATATCCAGTCGCAGGAAATTGCCCGGCTCAGCGAGGAAAAAAGAAAAATCGAGTTCAAACTCCGCACAGAGTCAATGCTCAAGGTACTGCTAAGCCTGCATGGAATTGAGTTTGACGGTAATGACAGGACAAATGTTTATGCAATGTTTGATCGCGAAGAAGTCAAAGAGCTTTTCGCCCCGGGAGGCAAATTCAGCTCCGGCGGCGCGTTGCGGTACTGGAAGCGATATCAGGCTGAAAAACAAAGCCTTCATACTGCCCAGAGAGAGATCAAAGAAATAATCTCTGCTATTTACAAAATAAACATGCCCAGAGAGCATAGATACGAGATAAAGAAATAA
- a CDS encoding DUF3748 domain-containing protein produces the protein MKKIFILCLALTLTVFTVKGICADTDVKIKQLTADSKSHGLGIFDAWSGDDEWIVYACGPNHLNDLIEKVSTKTGEIVTLYKIDNQTEYGPGCGTPSYCPTQDKVVFIHGPRNFGPDQKYEFWRRSAAVIREPDYNRPVFIDARDVTSPFTPGALRGGTHCHEWSHDGEWVAFTYNDMIMAELEKKTGRTLDLRTIGVSANIKPVDVDEDSAGENFDGEWFSVQLVEVVPDPEPGSDEISRAYENCWVGYEGYTDKNGKTQRAVAFKGKVVDNTGREVPEIFIVDIPDDIQADSSAHPLEGTENKMPSPPLGTKWRRLTYTADRKYPGLTVDPRFWLRTSPKGDKIFFLARDDNGINQIYYVLSLGGPIVQVTSQATDVMSTPSISSDGGRICYICEGCVYVTEISGMRTFRVTNPAEKPASSPIWSNSGDRIAFNRAVEGSGGRFLQIFITEPF, from the coding sequence ATGAAAAAGATATTTATATTATGTTTAGCTTTAACCCTGACGGTTTTTACTGTTAAGGGAATATGTGCGGATACTGATGTAAAAATAAAACAGCTTACGGCGGATTCAAAGAGTCATGGGCTTGGAATATTTGACGCATGGTCGGGTGATGATGAATGGATTGTTTACGCGTGCGGGCCTAATCATCTCAATGATTTGATAGAGAAGGTCAGCACAAAAACCGGCGAGATTGTCACGCTTTACAAGATAGATAACCAGACCGAATACGGCCCCGGCTGCGGCACGCCCAGCTATTGCCCCACGCAGGACAAGGTTGTATTTATTCACGGGCCGCGTAATTTCGGACCTGACCAGAAATACGAATTCTGGCGGCGAAGCGCAGCGGTTATCAGAGAGCCGGACTATAACCGGCCGGTTTTTATTGATGCGCGTGATGTTACCTCACCGTTTACGCCCGGAGCTCTCAGGGGCGGCACTCACTGCCACGAATGGAGCCATGACGGCGAATGGGTAGCGTTTACTTATAATGATATGATAATGGCGGAGCTTGAAAAGAAGACCGGCAGGACGCTTGACCTTAGAACGATAGGCGTCTCCGCGAATATAAAGCCGGTAGATGTAGATGAAGACAGTGCCGGTGAGAATTTTGACGGTGAGTGGTTTTCTGTGCAGCTCGTTGAGGTTGTGCCCGATCCCGAACCGGGTTCTGATGAGATATCCAGGGCGTATGAGAACTGCTGGGTCGGCTATGAAGGATACACTGACAAAAACGGAAAGACCCAAAGGGCGGTAGCCTTCAAAGGCAAGGTTGTCGATAATACCGGGCGTGAAGTTCCGGAAATTTTCATTGTTGATATTCCCGATGATATACAGGCCGATTCCTCTGCACATCCTCTGGAAGGCACTGAAAACAAGATGCCCTCGCCGCCGCTTGGCACGAAGTGGCGAAGATTGACATACACAGCGGACAGGAAATACCCGGGGTTGACTGTTGATCCGCGTTTCTGGCTCAGAACCAGCCCCAAAGGGGATAAGATTTTCTTTCTTGCCCGTGACGATAACGGCATAAACCAGATTTATTATGTCTTGTCTCTTGGCGGCCCTATAGTTCAGGTTACTTCGCAGGCCACGGACGTTATGAGCACGCCGAGCATCAGCAGTGACGGCGGCAGGATATGTTATATCTGTGAAGGCTGCGTCTATGTGACCGAAATATCCGGTATGCGGACATTCAGGGTTACAAATCCCGCCGAAAAGCCGGCCTCAAGCCCGATATGGTCAAATAGCGGTGACAGGATCGCGTTCAACAGGGCGGTTGAGGGCAGCGGCGGCAGATTTTTGCAGATTTTCATCACTGAGCCGTTTTAA
- a CDS encoding sialidase family protein: MPAEAGALYSPPAISAGAILPMKISGLWSRRLPITEDIRGTIFGLMRDIMPENRIIICVCLLILSPLMAADDVRAVRPLADDYIELYRSDDPQNVCAYTPALAVCPNGRIAATFELGGSKAAAAVKDAQAGSGKGFAYTSDDHGKSWQYRTNFPIVHARPLVAGKSLYILGHHNGKDLKIIRSDDWGNTWTEPVLLTSGQNWHASATNVWHKGDFVYCVLEKRTRKVHKGWYVSELAPVLLRANVHDDLTEPESWTHASELTFCEAIDDRELEWFGIPFYDQFYPGKNEVAPKRTFHASGWLEANVVQILDPDHYWYDPSGRTFHIWLRCHTGVTNIACLAKAVEQEDGSIKTMLEKAPSGKKMAFVPFPGGHLRFHVVYDKQTKLYWLVNSQSTDSMTRPELLGPDRHSLAYNQRSRLALHFSKNMVDWCFAGIVSIGPSERSARHYASMLIYRDDLLILSRSGDLQAKTAHDGNIITLHTVKDFRKLVY; this comes from the coding sequence ATGCCGGCAGAGGCGGGGGCTTTATACTCTCCACCGGCGATCAGTGCGGGCGCGATACTCCCGATGAAAATATCAGGGCTATGGTCGAGACGGCTGCCGATTACGGAAGATATTAGAGGAACTATATTTGGACTTATGAGGGATATTATGCCTGAAAATAGAATTATTATTTGTGTTTGCCTGCTTATTTTGTCTCCGCTCATGGCGGCAGATGATGTTCGTGCGGTAAGGCCTTTGGCTGATGATTATATTGAGCTCTACCGCTCCGATGATCCGCAGAATGTCTGTGCTTACACGCCGGCTCTGGCGGTATGCCCAAACGGCAGAATCGCTGCAACCTTTGAGCTTGGAGGCAGTAAAGCCGCCGCCGCGGTCAAAGATGCGCAGGCAGGCAGCGGCAAAGGCTTCGCTTACACTTCCGATGACCACGGCAAGAGCTGGCAGTACAGAACAAATTTCCCGATAGTACATGCCCGGCCTTTAGTTGCAGGCAAGAGTCTCTATATTCTTGGTCATCACAACGGTAAGGATCTTAAGATTATTCGTTCTGATGACTGGGGCAATACATGGACTGAGCCGGTTCTTTTGACAAGCGGTCAGAACTGGCACGCATCAGCTACGAATGTATGGCACAAAGGCGATTTTGTATATTGCGTTCTGGAGAAGCGAACACGCAAGGTACACAAGGGCTGGTATGTCAGTGAGCTTGCTCCTGTGCTTCTAAGGGCCAATGTTCATGATGATTTAACCGAGCCGGAGAGCTGGACTCACGCCTCGGAGCTGACGTTTTGCGAGGCAATTGATGACCGTGAGCTTGAATGGTTCGGAATTCCGTTCTACGATCAGTTTTATCCAGGCAAAAATGAAGTAGCCCCAAAACGCACCTTTCACGCAAGCGGCTGGTTAGAGGCTAATGTCGTGCAGATACTCGACCCAGACCACTACTGGTACGACCCCTCCGGCAGGACGTTCCATATCTGGCTCCGCTGCCACACAGGGGTTACAAATATCGCCTGCCTTGCCAAAGCGGTAGAACAGGAAGACGGTTCAATAAAGACAATGCTTGAGAAGGCACCTTCGGGTAAAAAGATGGCGTTTGTACCGTTCCCGGGCGGCCATCTGCGGTTTCACGTGGTATATGACAAGCAGACAAAGCTCTACTGGCTTGTAAACTCTCAATCGACTGACAGTATGACCCGCCCGGAGCTGCTGGGCCCGGACAGGCACAGCCTGGCTTATAACCAGCGCAGCAGGCTTGCCCTGCATTTCTCCAAAAACATGGTTGACTGGTGTTTTGCCGGCATTGTTTCTATCGGCCCCTCGGAGCGGTCAGCAAGGCATTACGCAAGCATGTTAATCTATCGTGATGATTTGCTGATACTGAGCCGTTCGGGCGATTTGCAGGCGAAAACGGCTCACGACGGCAATATAATAACGCTTCATACAGTTAAAGATTTCAGGAAGCTGGTGTACTAA